A window from Candidatus Nitrospira neomarina encodes these proteins:
- a CDS encoding flippase, with amino-acid sequence MFKNFSFLTFGRASGDFFNFLLFVLIARTFGQESIGHYSFAMALGGFCIAFADFGLYYLTIKELSHKVLPFGQSFASIWSLRIILAVSVTVALIFLTPFMPVSEHAQSLILIIGISFIFGTLVDGFSAVFIAHENMQLAGLLDFSHRVTGALTAIVVLLLGGNLFLAVGMLPIMAVVHSWGGYYLAKKRYGRLKLATSWSSVSKRFRSTIPYGLSELLGQMAMRTNIVLLGFLLGTTAAGTYNVAYRIVFSLIFFSIFVRIILLPMASSLHTQDKDQLVALYRNSLSLMVFFGLPTSCGIWLIAPDLIDLLYGKIYSESIPVLRILSALIFLFSVRNILGTFLTAVNLQSEKTKREAYGALSIITGNLLLIPIWGVLGSAFATIGSEILLLVLFIMPLSSILGWPGIGRTIVRSGIACFSFIVPFLFFSTAPLFAKVLVSIFLYFATLFLFTEVRQNELPKFWKLFRNSPRRTIPATEGNCQP; translated from the coding sequence ATGTTTAAAAACTTTAGTTTTCTAACCTTTGGCCGGGCTTCTGGAGATTTTTTCAATTTTCTTCTTTTTGTTCTCATTGCTAGGACCTTTGGACAGGAAAGTATTGGGCATTATTCCTTTGCAATGGCTCTGGGCGGATTTTGCATTGCATTTGCCGACTTTGGTCTTTATTACCTCACCATAAAAGAATTAAGCCATAAGGTCTTACCTTTTGGACAATCCTTTGCTTCCATATGGTCTCTGAGGATAATATTGGCTGTGAGTGTGACGGTAGCTTTGATTTTTCTCACCCCTTTCATGCCGGTTTCTGAACACGCCCAATCCCTGATCTTAATCATTGGCATTTCGTTTATATTCGGCACGCTAGTGGATGGGTTTTCTGCCGTGTTTATTGCTCATGAGAATATGCAGCTAGCGGGCTTACTTGACTTTTCCCATCGTGTGACTGGCGCTTTGACCGCCATAGTGGTTTTGCTTTTGGGAGGCAATCTTTTTTTAGCGGTAGGCATGCTCCCGATTATGGCCGTCGTACATAGTTGGGGTGGATATTATCTTGCGAAGAAAAGATATGGCCGCCTTAAGCTGGCCACGTCCTGGTCATCCGTATCCAAGAGATTTCGTTCGACCATTCCGTATGGTCTCTCAGAATTACTCGGCCAAATGGCCATGCGAACTAACATAGTGTTGTTGGGATTTCTGCTTGGGACAACAGCCGCAGGGACCTATAATGTTGCCTACCGAATAGTTTTTAGTCTTATTTTCTTCTCGATTTTTGTACGCATCATCCTTCTTCCCATGGCCTCAAGTTTACATACCCAGGATAAAGACCAACTCGTTGCGTTGTATCGCAACTCGCTTAGCCTCATGGTGTTTTTTGGACTGCCAACCTCATGCGGGATTTGGTTGATCGCTCCAGACCTTATTGATTTGCTCTATGGAAAAATTTATTCTGAATCGATTCCTGTGTTGCGTATCTTATCTGCGTTAATTTTCCTATTCAGCGTGAGGAACATTTTAGGAACATTCCTGACTGCGGTAAACTTGCAATCTGAAAAAACAAAAAGAGAGGCTTACGGAGCACTTTCGATTATCACAGGCAACCTCCTTTTAATTCCAATTTGGGGAGTGCTGGGATCCGCTTTCGCAACCATAGGATCTGAAATCCTCCTATTAGTCCTGTTCATAATGCCTTTGAGTTCAATCCTGGGTTGGCCAGGAATCGGACGAACAATTGTGAGAAGTGGCATTGCCTGTTTTTCATTTATCGTTCCTTTTTTATTTTTTTCCACTGCGCCGTTGTTTGCAAAAGTTCTGGTGTCCATTTTTCTTTACTTTGCGACACTGTTTTTATTCACGGAAGTAAGACAAAACGAACTCCCCAAGTTCTGGAAATTATTTCGGAACAGCCCACGAAGGACCATTCCAGCCACGGAAGGGAATTGTCAGCCATAG
- a CDS encoding class I SAM-dependent methyltransferase, producing the protein MAIFLKSPSRALKIIRNIIRDLRFGGLFGRTIKTRYANIGAIDTASTEYDVLPNIFEKLIKPTDVLVDVGCGRGRVIRWWISEGYSNQIIGVELDEEVATYAKKQLNKYKNVTIIHGNILDVIPVNGTIFYLYNPFHRDVMKEFKDRMSETFRIKKEVLLVYYNCQHLDLFENDPHWLIQKRETSDIPFSQGECAIIKLVG; encoded by the coding sequence ATGGCTATTTTTTTAAAAAGTCCGAGTCGAGCACTGAAAATAATCCGTAATATAATTAGAGACTTAAGATTTGGCGGTTTATTTGGGAGAACCATCAAAACTCGGTACGCAAATATTGGCGCTATAGATACCGCTAGCACAGAATACGACGTGTTGCCCAATATTTTCGAAAAACTTATCAAACCAACCGACGTCCTTGTCGATGTTGGTTGCGGGCGAGGAAGAGTAATCCGTTGGTGGATAAGTGAAGGATATTCGAATCAGATTATCGGAGTCGAACTCGACGAGGAAGTGGCAACCTACGCTAAAAAACAGTTAAATAAATACAAGAACGTAACTATCATACATGGAAATATCCTTGATGTTATCCCTGTGAATGGGACCATTTTCTATCTTTACAATCCATTCCATCGCGACGTTATGAAAGAATTCAAAGATCGCATGTCTGAAACGTTTAGAATTAAGAAGGAAGTTCTTTTAGTCTATTATAATTGTCAGCATTTGGATTTATTCGAAAACGATCCGCATTGGCTAATTCAGAAGAGAGAAACAAGCGATATACCATTCTCACAAGGAGAGTGCGCTATTATAAAGCTTGTCGGCTAA
- a CDS encoding transposase — MGSQGRKQYAADFKRDAVALVIQQGYSVVEATKNLGVNAGLLRRWKTEMEGTGTGAFPGKGHQTPDQAELYRLREENRRLRMERDI, encoded by the coding sequence ATGGGAAGCCAGGGAAGAAAACAGTATGCGGCCGACTTTAAACGGGACGCCGTCGCCCTCGTCATCCAACAGGGATATTCTGTGGTCGAGGCGACCAAGAATCTCGGGGTGAACGCGGGCTTGCTCCGTCGCTGGAAAACAGAGATGGAGGGGACGGGGACGGGTGCCTTTCCTGGGAAAGGCCATCAAACGCCGGATCAGGCTGAACTGTATCGTCTGCGGGAGGAGAACCGGCGGCTCCGGATGGAACGGGATATTTAA
- a CDS encoding IS3 family transposase → MRFAFIHRERLRYPLTVLCQVLQVSRIWYYAFLKGRPPAPDHAMCAQVRRLHYASRRTYGQRPLCQALRAEGVLVGRWRTRTLMRHAGVNVKPKRPWVPRTTDSRHGEPVAPNRLERQFTIETPNQMWGSDITDLPTQEGWLYLAGGWISFPERLWAGPWHLPWRPR, encoded by the coding sequence ATGAGGTTCGCGTTTATTCACCGGGAAAGGCTGAGGTATCCGTTGACCGTGCTCTGCCAGGTGTTGCAGGTCAGTCGCATTTGGTATTATGCCTTTCTGAAAGGGCGCCCGCCCGCCCCAGATCACGCGATGTGTGCCCAGGTGCGCCGTCTACATTACGCGTCTCGTCGCACCTACGGGCAACGACCCTTGTGTCAGGCGTTGCGAGCTGAAGGGGTGCTGGTGGGTCGGTGGCGCACCCGAACCCTCATGCGGCACGCAGGGGTAAACGTGAAGCCGAAGCGGCCCTGGGTCCCACGCACCACAGACAGCCGCCATGGGGAGCCGGTGGCACCCAATCGCTTAGAGCGGCAGTTTACGATTGAGACACCGAACCAGATGTGGGGCAGTGACATCACGGATCTGCCTACACAAGAAGGGTGGCTCTATCTGGCGGGGGGGTGGATCTCTTTTCCCGAAAGATTGTGGGCTGGTCCATGGCATCTACCATGGAGACCTCGCTAG
- a CDS encoding IS3 family transposase, with protein MKHEGLDDTASKQSPATGQPIVIDYMEMFYNSHRLHSSLGYLCPNDFETQAQGLTPQPDGTQGGI; from the coding sequence GTGAAACACGAAGGGCTCGACGACACTGCCTCGAAGCAGTCCCCTGCAACCGGCCAACCCATCGTCATCGACTATATGGAAATGTTTTATAATAGTCACCGGTTACACTCGTCGTTGGGCTACCTGTGCCCGAATGATTTTGAAACGCAGGCCCAGGGTTTGACACCGCAGCCGGATGGGACACAAGGGGGGATCTGA
- a CDS encoding IS3 family transposase has product MAEEPDEPIQRWTAKRRVTLVLSIEKGETSVVEAARAHGLTVAEVEAWRERFLVGAENALRSRPKDEEALKDEQIRKLKQKIGDLVVDNDVLREALKPYPRDVRRLGTPGLFSVTGRSGSHAQTLRGQRATTRVSEALATPLQQLFKQHPTYGYRRLWALLRYGGGLHVNRKAVYRVLRIRQWLVHQRTRTPRPRV; this is encoded by the coding sequence ATGGCAGAGGAACCAGACGAACCCATTCAACGTTGGACCGCAAAACGGCGAGTAACCCTAGTGTTGAGTATTGAGAAGGGAGAAACTTCGGTAGTCGAAGCGGCTCGAGCCCATGGACTAACCGTCGCCGAGGTGGAGGCCTGGCGCGAACGATTTCTGGTGGGAGCGGAAAATGCGTTACGAAGTCGGCCCAAGGACGAAGAGGCCCTCAAAGATGAGCAGATCAGGAAACTCAAACAGAAAATTGGGGACCTGGTGGTCGACAATGATGTCTTACGGGAAGCCTTGAAACCGTACCCTAGGGATGTCCGACGCCTCGGAACGCCGGGTCTGTTCAGTGTTACAGGTCGCTCGGGCTCGCATGCGCAGACGCTCAGGGGGCAGCGAGCAACGACGCGCGTGTCCGAAGCCTTAGCCACTCCGCTGCAGCAGTTGTTTAAGCAGCATCCTACGTATGGCTATCGACGACTCTGGGCACTGTTACGATACGGGGGAGGGCTGCACGTGAATCGGAAAGCGGTCTATCGCGTGCTACGCATTAGGCAATGGCTCGTCCATCAACGGACCAGGACCCCACGGCCCCGCGTGTAA
- a CDS encoding integrase core domain-containing protein — protein MGDGCHAYSVWPGWLGDVIDGHDRELIGYEFALRGRAKEAEQALEAGCIARFGTLRPVGPTPVLRSDNGLIFQSRRFRQACGGYRLTQEFITPYTPQQNNGLIEGIFRSVKEECAWQHRFENFEEARQIINQWLRWYNEERLHQALQYRSPRQFRQEQCSQVA, from the coding sequence ATGGGCGATGGATGTCACGCCTATTCCGTGTGGCCAGGGTGGCTGGGGGACGTGATTGATGGTCATGATCGAGAGCTGATCGGCTATGAGTTTGCCTTGCGGGGGAGAGCCAAAGAGGCTGAACAAGCTCTGGAAGCCGGTTGTATAGCTCGCTTCGGGACCCTCCGGCCTGTTGGGCCCACCCCAGTCCTCCGAAGTGACAACGGCTTAATTTTTCAAAGCCGCCGCTTTCGCCAAGCCTGTGGAGGCTATCGCTTGACCCAGGAGTTTATCACTCCCTACACGCCCCAACAAAATAATGGACTCATTGAAGGGATCTTTCGGAGTGTGAAAGAAGAATGTGCCTGGCAACACCGCTTTGAGAATTTTGAAGAGGCAAGGCAGATTATTAATCAATGGCTGCGGTGGTATAACGAGGAGCGCCTGCATCAAGCCTTGCAGTACCGAAGTCCGCGGCAATTTCGCCAAGAACAATGTTCACAGGTGGCTTGA
- a CDS encoding acyl carrier protein, with protein MLKPDENIFHSGIIDSLGFVALVTFLEEKFDTSLEPEDLIEDNFDSLDTIANLISGKKE; from the coding sequence GTGCTAAAACCGGATGAAAACATATTTCACTCGGGGATAATTGACTCTCTAGGATTCGTGGCGCTGGTTACCTTTCTTGAGGAAAAATTTGATACTTCTCTAGAACCCGAGGACCTAATCGAGGATAACTTCGACTCCCTAGATACGATAGCTAACCTCATATCAGGCAAAAAAGAATGA